A genomic segment from Polyangium mundeleinium encodes:
- the gloB gene encoding hydroxyacylglutathione hydrolase: MRVVTVPCLSDNYAYLVADEGRRAAVVVDPSEAEPVLAALAREGLELVAILNTHHHWDHVGANEALRGRFGDLPVYGHASDLAQGRVPAQTVGVEEGTPFEVAGLTFRPLHVPGHTLGAVAYVVNDAVFTGDTMFVAGCGRLFEGTPAMMYASLCQKLGRLPDETKLYCGHEYTVSNLRFAAFAEPENEDVKRALTMAQEKRSRGEPTVPSTMAEEHRTNPFLRVDAPSLRAKFGGTGGAETLGKVREAKDGFR; encoded by the coding sequence ATGCGAGTCGTCACCGTCCCTTGTTTGAGCGACAACTATGCGTATCTCGTGGCCGACGAGGGGCGCCGTGCGGCAGTGGTCGTGGATCCCTCGGAGGCGGAGCCCGTGCTCGCGGCCCTCGCGCGCGAGGGGCTGGAGCTGGTGGCGATCCTGAACACGCACCACCACTGGGATCACGTGGGCGCGAACGAGGCGCTCCGCGGCCGCTTCGGGGACCTGCCCGTCTACGGTCACGCGAGTGACTTGGCGCAGGGGCGGGTGCCGGCGCAGACGGTCGGGGTAGAGGAGGGGACGCCGTTCGAGGTGGCAGGTCTCACGTTTCGGCCGTTGCACGTGCCCGGACACACGTTGGGCGCGGTGGCGTATGTCGTGAACGACGCCGTGTTCACCGGGGACACGATGTTCGTCGCCGGGTGCGGGCGGCTCTTTGAAGGCACACCGGCGATGATGTATGCCTCTTTGTGCCAGAAGCTCGGCCGGCTCCCGGACGAGACGAAGCTCTATTGCGGGCACGAGTACACCGTGAGCAACCTGCGGTTCGCCGCGTTCGCCGAGCCCGAAAACGAGGACGTGAAGCGCGCGTTGACGATGGCCCAGGAGAAACGCAGCCGCGGCGAGCCCACGGTGCCGTCCACGATGGCGGAGGAGCACCGGACGAATCCGTTCTTGCGGGTCGACGCGCCGAGCCTGCGGGCGAAGTTTGGCGGGACGGGCGGCGCGGAGACGCTCGGGAAGGTGCGGGAGGCGAAGGACGGGTTTCGCTAG